A genomic stretch from Leptodactylus fuscus isolate aLepFus1 chromosome 10, aLepFus1.hap2, whole genome shotgun sequence includes:
- the LOC142182933 gene encoding uncharacterized protein LOC142182933 gives MGEDTKHIVGRILNRTIEIIHLLTGEGYTLTKKITGEGEGWSRNQISIKVSPLHSLIHERNRYQEILDLTNKITELLTGEPGYLSDIKDEVITSEEEIYEVVIEQCKEENISIDIGTDVCPKTVEDHLFLAPDYTVEYNDPYGEHAMASYIPSAFHSKDLSPDPINHKEPSSDQSPSPQQVPGYRAGKRFTCCECGKHFKTIINFSAHQRIHRNEKPFSCSECGKCFNHKSDLVRHQRIHTGVKPFLCSECGRCFTVKSHLVDHQKIHTGEKPHTCSECGKCFTRRSHVVRHQMTHTGEKPYSCPECGKGFSIKSHLVGHQRTHTGEKPFPCPECGKCFTLKAQLVGHRRIHTEEKPYSCPACGKGFTQKSALVKHQKLHGAEAVCMFRL, from the exons ATGGGCGAAGACACAAAACACATTGTTGGCAGGATATTAAACCGCACCATAGAGATCATTCACTTGttaactggagag GGTTATACACTAACAAAGAAGATTACAGGTGAGGGTGAAGGATGGAGCAGAAACCAGATCTCCATAAAAGTTTCTCCATTACACTCACTGATACATGAGAGAAACCGCTATCAGGAGATCCTGGACCTGACCAACaagatcactgagctgctgactggagag CCTGGATATCTCTCGGATATTAAAGATGAAGTTATCACAAGTGAAGAAGAGATATATGAAGTAGTGATCGAGCAGTGTAAAGAGGAGAATATTTCTATAGATATTGGCACAG ATGTCTGCCCCAAAACTGTCGAGGATCATCTCTTTTTAGCCCCAGATTATACAGTAGAATATAATGATCCTTATGGAGAACATGCCATGGCCTCTTATATCCCCTCAGCTTTTCACAGCAAAGACCTATCTCCTGATCCCATTAACCACAAAGAACCTTCATCTGATCAGTCCCCGAGTCCCCAACAAGTTCCAGGTTACAGAGCAGGGAAACGATTTACTTGTTGTGAATGTGGGAAACATTTCAAGACAATAATAAATTTCTCTGCGCACCAAAGAATTCACAGAaatgagaagccattttcatgttcagaatgtggcaaatgcttTAACCATAAATcggatcttgttagacatcagagaattcacacaggggtgaAACCATTTCTATGTTCGGAATGCGGGAGATGTTTTACCGTGAAATCGCATCTTGTTGACCATCAGAaaatccacacaggagagaagccacatacgtgttcagaatgtgggaaatgttttacaaggaGATCACATGTTGTTAGACATCAGATGACTCatacgggagagaagccatattcatgtccagaatgtgggaaaggttttagtataaaatcacatcttgttggacaccagagaactcacacaggagagaagccatttccatgcccagaatgtgggaaatgttttactctaaAAGCACAGCTGGTTGGACATCGGAGAATTCATACggaggagaagccatattcatgtcctgctTGTGGCAAGGGCTTTACCCAGAAATCAGCTCTTGTTAAACACCAGAAGCTTCATGGTGCTGAAGCTGTTTGTATGTTCAGATTGTAG